The genomic region TGAAAATCTATAAAATCCAATTCTCAAGCCAAATCTCTCAATTAAAGATGCCCGCTCCTGCAGGCTATCCTCTGGGAAAAGCTCATTGTCAGAGTGAGAAAAAGAAGGCATAAGATTTCTTCTGTTTGAAGTGGCATAAATAACAGAATTTTCGGGAATTTCTTCAATTCCACCATCCATAATAATTTTTAAGTCTCTAAACTCCTGCTCATCTTCATTAAAAGATAGGTCATCAATGAAAATAATAAACCTGAAATTAGGATTTTCATAAATCATGTCATAAAGATATGGAATGGTGATAATATCATTTTTTAGTACCTGAATCATTCTTAAAGGTGTTTCTTTAAAGTAATTAAGTAAACTCTTTATCAGTGTAGTTTTACCTGTTCCTCTTTCACCCCATAAAAGAACATTATTTACTCTTTTGCCTTCAATAAAAACCTTAGTGTTTGCAATAAGCAACTGTTTCTGTTTTTCAATTCCGTAAAGTTCATTAATGTTTTGTTTTGGAATCCTTATAATAGGCTTTAGCTGTCTGGCTTTTCCATTCCATGCGAATGCCTGATAATTGTCAAACATAAATTTTATTATAACTTAAGATTTTATTAGAATCAAAGACTTTTCATGTTCTATAAGCCACTGTTTTGCCTCTACTCCAAGGCTATAGCCTCCTATGGTTCCGTCAGATCTTATCACTCTATGACAGGGAATAACAATCGGTAAAGGATTTCGCTTTAAAGCCTGTCCAACAGCTCTTGGCGACGTATTAAGCTTTTTAGCAATCCAGTTGTATGTAGTAGTATGAGCATATGGTATTTTACAGGTTAAGTCAAGAACTGCTCTATCAAACTCAGATACATTCTGGATGTTTACAGGATAATTAAACTCTGAGAGTTTTCCTTCAAAATACGCATTCAGCTGTTCAACAAAATTCAAGGCAATTTCTGGAATGCATGTTTTTTCAAAATTTGTTAAAGATATTTTCGTTAATGCTAATGAATTATCAAATAAAATTTCAAGAAAACCAACAGGAGTTTTTACGCAGGCAGAATACATTTTTATTATGATAGCATACATAAACCAATTAAAGTTGACCTTTTAGCTTATTTTTTTGTATTCTAAATTTGTGGGCCGTTAGCTCAGCTGGTAGAGCAGCTGACTCTTAATCAGCGGGTCGCAGGTTCGAATCCTGCACGGCTCATTGATTTTTATTCACCGCATATAGCCTTAAGCAGCTTTTTCCTCTATATCTTTTAAAACTTGACCAGCACTACCGTAAAATACTATTTCTGCTATCCAGTCCCAGTCTGTTTCTGCCTTATTTATGAAGATAAGCTTTGCACCTCTTTTATGGGCAATTCTCGGGATCGAAGCAGCAGGTTCAACCTGAAGAGATGTTCCTATCACGAGCATGAGGTCGCATTGATTGGCGATCTGCTGTGCCATAACGAGTTCTTTTTCAGGCATTGGTTCTCCGAAAAATACAACTGTTGGCTTTATTATGCCGCCACAGTCGTAACATCTTAAATCAAGCTGTTCCTCAAGCATTTTCAATACTTCATCCATTTTATAAAGTTTTTCACAGTCAAGACAGATTGCACCTCTTTGATTCCCGTGAAGTTCAATGACGCTCTTACTGCCAGCCATCTGATGAAGTCCATCAATGTTCTGCGTTATGACATGTTTAATAAATCCCTTTTTTTCAAGCTCTGCAAGGGCAATATGTGCATTATTTGGCTTTGCATTCGTGAGATGATGAATGAGTTGTTTTTTCATTCTCCAGAATTCTTCTCTTGCTTGCCTGTCATAAATAAATTCCTGATATGTTACAATTCTAAATCTCTGCCATAGTCCACCGGAACTTCGGAAATCAGGTATTCCAGATTCTGTAGAAATTCCTGCTCCAGTGAAAGCTACAGCATAGGTGGAGTTTTTAATAAGTTGTGAAGCCTTTTTAATTTTTTCCTGATAGGTTAAATTCATAGTTCTTTAAAAGATATCAAAAAGATTGGGTTATGTCAAGATATTTGACCAGTTTTAGATAAATCTTGTATACTTTCTTGGCTGGACTAAGGGAAGAGGGGTGAGAATCCCCCGCTGCCCCGCAGCCGTGTTGGGAACGAAAGCCCATTAAGCCACTGGAGAGAAATCTCCGGGAAGGCGGGCAAGTA from Thermodesulfovibrio sp. 3907-1M harbors:
- a CDS encoding methylated-DNA--[protein]-cysteine S-methyltransferase, which produces MYAIIIKMYSACVKTPVGFLEILFDNSLALTKISLTNFEKTCIPEIALNFVEQLNAYFEGKLSEFNYPVNIQNVSEFDRAVLDLTCKIPYAHTTTYNWIAKKLNTSPRAVGQALKRNPLPIVIPCHRVIRSDGTIGGYSLGVEAKQWLIEHEKSLILIKS
- a CDS encoding DUF815 domain-containing protein, whose amino-acid sequence is MFDNYQAFAWNGKARQLKPIIRIPKQNINELYGIEKQKQLLIANTKVFIEGKRVNNVLLWGERGTGKTTLIKSLLNYFKETPLRMIQVLKNDIITIPYLYDMIYENPNFRFIIFIDDLSFNEDEQEFRDLKIIMDGGIEEIPENSVIYATSNRRNLMPSFSHSDNELFPEDSLQERASLIERFGLRIGFYRFSEEQYLEIVNYYATKDGITMPHDELMKKAREWALVHGTTGRSAYQFVLSLQIL
- a CDS encoding NAD-dependent deacylase; the encoded protein is MNLTYQEKIKKASQLIKNSTYAVAFTGAGISTESGIPDFRSSGGLWQRFRIVTYQEFIYDRQAREEFWRMKKQLIHHLTNAKPNNAHIALAELEKKGFIKHVITQNIDGLHQMAGSKSVIELHGNQRGAICLDCEKLYKMDEVLKMLEEQLDLRCYDCGGIIKPTVVFFGEPMPEKELVMAQQIANQCDLMLVIGTSLQVEPAASIPRIAHKRGAKLIFINKAETDWDWIAEIVFYGSAGQVLKDIEEKAA